A window from Chryseobacterium vaccae encodes these proteins:
- a CDS encoding heme-binding domain-containing protein: protein MKTSSLIKIGAGFIVLFLIVIQFFDTDKNISATPSENAIEKHYQVSSHVQGLLKTSCYDCHSNNTAYPWYSNIQPVKWWLADHVNSGKRHLNFDEFNTYTKEKKLKKLDEIVETVKEGEMPLSSYTIIHHNAKLSSTDKSEIEKWVIQVKKEIN from the coding sequence ATGAAAACATCATCTTTAATAAAAATAGGAGCAGGCTTTATAGTTCTGTTTCTCATCGTTATCCAATTTTTTGATACTGATAAGAATATATCAGCCACTCCTTCTGAAAATGCAATTGAAAAACATTATCAGGTGTCATCCCACGTACAGGGCTTATTAAAAACAAGCTGTTACGATTGTCATTCTAATAATACGGCATATCCCTGGTATAGTAATATACAGCCGGTAAAATGGTGGTTGGCAGATCACGTCAATTCAGGGAAGAGGCATTTGAATTTTGATGAATTTAATACCTATACTAAAGAAAAAAAATTGAAGAAATTAGATGAAATTGTCGAAACCGTTAAAGAGGGAGAAATGCCACTTAGTTCGTATACAATAATCCATCATAATGCAAAATTATCTTCTACGGATAAATCGGAAATAGAAAAATGGGTGATTCAGGTTAAAAAGGAGATCAATTAA
- a CDS encoding cation-translocating P-type ATPase, with product MNYNIPENLKGLTEAEVEASRKKYGYNRLEAVKKETWADMLIDILKEPMLILLICVSLIYVIIGDYGEALFMLVAIIGVTAISFYQDSRSKKALEELEKLNEPLSTVIRNSKIIKIPTFEIAVGDLCITEEGNLINADGTIVHSNDFSVNQSSLTGESFSVFKDSKSEDNKVYSGTITVSGLAVFEVEQIGKETKVGKIGQSILGIKEEISPLQLQIRNFVKGMAIIGLMIFMAVCVFSYIKTEDFVTSLLSGLTLAMSVLPEEIPVAFTTFMALGAWKLMREGIIIKRSSIVETLGSVTVICTDKTGTITENSMQLKHLYDYKSDTIYEQENFKTKELDELIDYAMWSSEPVPFDPMEITLHKIYEQTQDSDDRKNYQLFHEYPLEGKPPMMTHLFENEQKERIIAAKGAPEAILTVSELSEDEKNKIRNIVKEFGEQGYRVLGVAKSHFEGNNFPENQQDFSFEFLGLTAFYDPPKKEIKEVLQHIYNAGIKVKVITGDNADTTKAIALQAGIINNAPAVNGSDVTASSEEDLMKLSEKTTLFTRMFPEAKLEVVNALKAQGNVVAMLGDGVNDGPALKAAHIGVAMGNKGTEIAKSAAALVITNDDLEKLVVGIAAGRRIYANIKKAVQYIISIHIPIILTVSLPLFLGWVFPHIFTPVHVIFLELVMGPTCSIVYENEPIEKDAMQRPPRVLTDTFLNWGELMVSIIQGLVITAGILWIYQHSVHLGNDEPTTRAWVFSTLIFANILLSLVNRSFHYSIFESFKNRNYLLAGISALVLVLLFVILYVKPVSGFFSVAPLTVKELGLTFLTAAVSVLWFEIYKLLKRLLERK from the coding sequence ATGAATTACAATATCCCTGAAAATCTCAAAGGTCTTACAGAAGCGGAAGTGGAAGCTTCCCGAAAAAAATACGGATATAACCGGCTGGAAGCGGTTAAAAAAGAAACATGGGCAGATATGCTTATTGATATTCTGAAAGAACCCATGCTTATTTTATTGATATGTGTTTCACTTATCTATGTAATCATAGGTGACTATGGTGAGGCTTTATTTATGTTGGTTGCGATAATAGGAGTTACGGCTATCTCTTTCTATCAGGATAGCCGAAGTAAAAAGGCCCTGGAAGAACTTGAAAAATTGAACGAGCCTTTAAGTACGGTCATAAGAAATTCAAAGATTATTAAAATACCCACTTTTGAAATTGCTGTGGGAGATCTCTGTATTACCGAAGAAGGAAATCTGATCAATGCAGATGGTACTATTGTACATAGCAATGATTTTTCCGTTAATCAGTCTTCACTTACAGGGGAGAGCTTCTCTGTTTTTAAAGACAGCAAATCAGAAGATAATAAAGTATATAGCGGAACAATTACTGTTTCCGGACTTGCAGTTTTTGAGGTAGAGCAAATAGGAAAAGAAACCAAAGTAGGAAAAATAGGGCAGTCTATACTGGGGATAAAGGAAGAAATATCTCCTTTACAGCTCCAGATCCGGAATTTTGTAAAAGGTATGGCGATTATTGGATTGATGATCTTTATGGCGGTATGTGTTTTCAGCTATATTAAAACAGAAGACTTTGTGACCAGCTTATTAAGTGGTTTGACTTTGGCAATGTCTGTACTTCCTGAGGAAATTCCTGTAGCTTTTACCACCTTTATGGCTTTGGGAGCCTGGAAGCTGATGCGGGAAGGAATTATTATCAAACGAAGCAGTATTGTTGAAACGTTGGGAAGTGTTACAGTGATATGTACGGATAAAACGGGAACAATTACCGAAAACTCAATGCAGCTAAAGCATCTTTATGATTATAAGTCTGATACGATTTATGAACAAGAGAATTTCAAGACAAAAGAGCTTGATGAACTTATTGATTATGCGATGTGGAGCAGTGAGCCAGTTCCGTTTGATCCGATGGAAATAACCTTACATAAGATTTATGAGCAGACTCAGGATTCTGACGACAGAAAAAATTATCAGTTATTTCATGAATATCCGTTGGAAGGAAAACCTCCTATGATGACCCATCTTTTTGAAAATGAACAAAAAGAGAGAATTATTGCGGCAAAAGGTGCTCCTGAAGCAATCCTTACTGTTTCTGAGCTTTCAGAAGATGAAAAAAATAAAATCAGAAATATCGTAAAAGAGTTTGGTGAACAGGGATATAGGGTTCTTGGAGTTGCCAAATCTCATTTCGAAGGAAATAATTTCCCTGAAAACCAGCAGGATTTTAGTTTTGAATTTTTAGGACTGACAGCATTTTATGACCCTCCTAAAAAAGAAATAAAAGAAGTGCTTCAGCATATTTATAATGCAGGGATTAAGGTAAAGGTAATTACGGGGGATAATGCGGATACCACAAAGGCTATTGCATTGCAGGCCGGGATTATCAATAATGCTCCTGCAGTTAATGGGAGTGACGTCACCGCAAGTTCAGAAGAGGATTTAATGAAGCTTTCTGAAAAAACGACTCTGTTTACAAGAATGTTTCCTGAAGCAAAGCTTGAAGTGGTGAATGCGCTGAAAGCACAGGGTAACGTAGTGGCCATGTTGGGAGATGGAGTGAACGACGGACCTGCATTAAAAGCGGCCCATATAGGAGTCGCAATGGGAAATAAAGGAACCGAAATTGCCAAATCAGCAGCAGCACTCGTCATTACGAATGATGATCTTGAAAAGCTGGTAGTAGGAATTGCTGCGGGAAGGAGAATTTATGCCAATATCAAAAAAGCTGTTCAATATATTATTTCTATTCATATTCCCATTATCCTTACAGTTTCTTTGCCTTTATTCCTGGGATGGGTATTCCCTCACATATTTACCCCGGTTCACGTTATTTTTCTTGAATTGGTAATGGGACCTACCTGTTCTATTGTATATGAAAATGAGCCTATTGAAAAAGATGCAATGCAAAGGCCTCCAAGAGTGCTTACAGATACATTTCTGAACTGGGGAGAGCTTATGGTAAGTATTATTCAGGGATTGGTTATCACAGCAGGAATACTATGGATATATCAACATTCTGTCCACCTGGGGAATGATGAGCCTACAACAAGAGCTTGGGTGTTCAGTACTTTAATATTTGCGAATATTTTACTGAGTTTGGTAAATCGATCTTTCCATTACAGTATTTTTGAAAGTTTTAAAAATCGCAATTATTTATTAGCAGGGATTTCCGCGTTGGTTCTTGTATTATTGTTTGTTATTCTATATGTGAAGCCGGTATCAGGATTCTTTAGTGTAGCGCCTCTTACAGTAAAAGAATTAGGATTAACATTCCTTACTGCTGCAGTTTCTGTGCTTTGGTTTGAGATCTATAAGCTTCTAAAAAGGCTTTTGGAAAGGAAATAA
- a CDS encoding efflux RND transporter periplasmic adaptor subunit, with product MKRKFKIISYSLPIIGLLMFYECKDHGKTEPVPAAVSSKDENVVTLTEAQLKNAPIATTTLSLQKISSLLKLNGMIDVPPQNLVSVSIPLGGYLKSSSLLPGKPVSKGQVIAVIENPQFIQLQQDYLMARSKMHFAELDYNRQKTLNQSQATSDKVMQQAQSEMNSQKILMNSLAQQLRLININPASLNSGNIKKSVPVYSSINGFVSKVNVNIGKYVNPSDVLFELINPDDIHLNLKVYEKDLGNLKMGQRFTAYTNAAPDKKYYGEIILISKDVNPGGMAEVHCHFEKYDQSLVPGMYMNAEIETSTSFSNAVPEESIVNFEGKSFVFVEEKTRTYRLTPVTLGETENGFIQILNTDDFKNKKIVTKNAYTLLMKLKNTADE from the coding sequence ATGAAACGTAAATTTAAAATCATATCATATTCTCTGCCAATAATAGGACTGCTCATGTTTTATGAGTGTAAAGACCATGGAAAAACGGAGCCGGTACCAGCAGCAGTCTCTTCCAAAGATGAAAACGTAGTAACGCTTACTGAAGCCCAATTAAAAAATGCTCCTATAGCAACTACAACCCTTTCTTTACAGAAGATATCTTCGCTTTTAAAGCTTAATGGAATGATTGATGTTCCTCCGCAAAACCTGGTTTCAGTAAGTATTCCACTGGGCGGATATCTCAAATCCAGCAGTCTGTTGCCAGGAAAGCCGGTTTCAAAAGGACAGGTGATTGCCGTTATTGAAAACCCGCAGTTTATCCAGCTTCAGCAGGATTATTTAATGGCAAGGTCTAAAATGCATTTTGCCGAACTGGACTACAACCGTCAGAAAACCCTTAATCAAAGTCAGGCTACCAGTGATAAAGTTATGCAACAAGCCCAGTCTGAAATGAACAGCCAGAAAATCCTGATGAACTCCCTGGCACAGCAGCTCCGCCTTATCAATATTAACCCAGCATCGCTGAATTCCGGGAATATTAAAAAAAGCGTTCCGGTTTACAGCAGCATCAATGGGTTTGTGAGTAAAGTAAATGTGAATATCGGAAAATATGTAAATCCTTCGGATGTCCTTTTTGAACTCATCAATCCGGATGATATACATCTTAACCTTAAAGTATATGAAAAAGATCTTGGAAACCTCAAAATGGGACAACGGTTTACGGCCTACACGAATGCAGCTCCTGATAAGAAATATTACGGAGAGATTATTCTGATCAGTAAGGATGTTAACCCGGGAGGTATGGCTGAAGTACACTGTCATTTTGAAAAATATGACCAGAGCCTTGTACCGGGAATGTATATGAATGCAGAAATAGAAACAAGTACCTCTTTTTCCAATGCGGTTCCTGAAGAAAGCATTGTCAATTTTGAAGGAAAAAGCTTTGTTTTTGTGGAAGAGAAAACACGTACCTACCGCCTGACACCTGTAACATTGGGTGAAACAGAGAACGGGTTCATACAGATACTTAATACCGATGATTTTAAAAATAAGAAAATTGTCACCAAGAATGCTTATACCCTTCTTATGAAACTTAAGAACACTGCAGATGAATAA
- a CDS encoding CusA/CzcA family heavy metal efflux RND transporter codes for MLTKIIEFSVKNKLIIALLMLGLIGIGSYQVTKLPIDAVPDITNNQVQIITMAPSFGATDIERLVTFPIEQANNNISGLKEIRSFSRFGLSLVTIVFEDDVDIYWARQQVAERLQQVQAVIPQGIGNPQLGPISTGLGEIFQYVVRPEKGYEKKYNITELRTIQDWVVRRQLLGVKGVAEVSSFGGKLKQYEIAVNPDKLNAYGITINDIFDALQANNQNTGGAYIEKGPTVLYIRSEGLVGSIEEINNISIATKTNTVPLFIRDIAEVKPGFATRYGAMTFNDQGEVSGAVVMMLKGENSNQVIKNVKEKITQIQKTLPKGVVIEPFLDRTKMVNNAIGTVEKNLTEGALIVVFVLVLFLGNVRAGLLVASVIPLAMLFAICMMNLFGVSGNLMSLGALDFGLIIDGAVIIVESVLHQFTHNSKFKRVFSVGKTEMDALVTDSAGKMMNSAVFGQIIILIVYLPILTLQGIEGKMFKPMAQTVAFALLGAFLLSLTYIPMMSAVLLRKRSNKPTLSDRMMKKVEKIYLAVLLKLLRVPKIVFGVVAVLFITAVFILSKMGGEFIPSLEEGDFAVDTRVLPGSNLTTTIESTQKAAHILKSRFPEVQKVVTKIGSGEVPTDPMPMDASDMMVILKDKKEWTSASTFPELADKMGKQLQEVPGITASFQYPVQMRFNELMTGARQDVVVKIFGDDLDVLAQNAQKLGEIIETVEGTQNLYIEPISGMPQVIIEYNRPLIAQYHLSVADINRIVNTAFAGQSTGLVFEGEKRFDMVVRLDTKDRKNVTDIKNLLVPTPFGNQIPLSQLAKVEVKNGPNQIQRENAQRRIVVGFNIKDRDVQSIVEELQGKVDQKMKLPTGYYMTYGGSFENLNNAKQRLMIAVPIALALIFVMLFFAFKSVKESLLIYTAIPLSIIGGVFFLALRGMPFSISAGVGFIALFGVAVLNGIVLISEFNRLYKSGMRNIVRIVIDGGESRLRPVLMTAFVASLGFIPMALSNGAGAEVQRPLATVVIGGLIVATFLTLFVLPLLYVNIEKGIKMKKMKNRNIASVLVFLFCFIGLEVKSQTPVTLEEAVDVALKNNRIIKNEKLKSEYSKELIRSSSDIPQTGVTMDYGQINSALTDMKFGISQNIAFPTVYKKQKNLYTEEWKKSLLNVSLKEYELKKAVSLTFYNILYWKEKEKLLQETLKLYTDFLDKASIRLKAGESNILEKTTASNQKSAIEIQLKQLNQELSVLKYQLQWLLNTETDFVPEDKKLFSGGLKEELNSHPVIQVLQQQKKVSEQQTALEKAKLLPGLQLAYNLNSFKGTGADDKVYGSAPQFHSVQLGVSVPVFSGGQKARIQAAKIAESVAENDISNMEFNLQNQRKKASGIYQANLDIVSRYESAELKNADVITETAKKQFLAGEINYLEFVILVNQAVTLKNSYTDAVWKLNQSAIELEYLTLNP; via the coding sequence CGGCTTGTTACTTTTCCTATAGAACAGGCCAACAATAATATTTCAGGATTAAAGGAAATCAGGAGCTTTTCCAGATTTGGACTATCGCTGGTCACCATTGTCTTTGAAGATGATGTTGATATCTACTGGGCCAGGCAGCAGGTTGCTGAAAGGCTCCAGCAGGTACAGGCTGTTATCCCACAGGGAATAGGAAATCCCCAGCTTGGTCCCATTTCTACAGGACTTGGCGAAATTTTCCAATATGTCGTAAGACCTGAAAAGGGATATGAAAAAAAATACAATATCACAGAGCTTCGTACTATCCAGGATTGGGTTGTAAGAAGACAGCTGCTGGGAGTAAAGGGAGTAGCGGAAGTCAGCAGTTTTGGCGGTAAGCTGAAACAGTATGAGATTGCCGTAAATCCAGACAAGCTTAATGCCTATGGAATAACGATCAATGATATATTTGATGCGTTACAGGCAAATAATCAGAATACCGGAGGTGCCTATATTGAAAAAGGGCCTACCGTTTTATACATCAGAAGTGAAGGCTTGGTAGGAAGTATTGAAGAAATCAACAATATTTCTATTGCAACAAAAACAAATACTGTTCCTCTGTTCATAAGAGATATTGCTGAAGTGAAACCAGGTTTTGCCACCCGTTATGGAGCCATGACCTTTAATGACCAGGGAGAAGTTTCAGGAGCTGTGGTGATGATGCTTAAAGGTGAAAACAGTAATCAGGTTATAAAAAATGTAAAAGAAAAAATTACCCAGATTCAGAAAACACTTCCTAAAGGAGTTGTCATAGAACCCTTTCTGGATCGTACCAAAATGGTAAATAATGCTATTGGAACGGTAGAAAAGAACCTTACTGAAGGAGCCCTGATCGTAGTCTTTGTACTGGTCCTGTTTTTAGGAAATGTCCGCGCCGGGCTTTTGGTAGCCTCAGTAATTCCACTGGCTATGCTGTTTGCGATCTGCATGATGAACCTTTTTGGAGTCAGCGGGAACCTTATGAGCCTTGGGGCTTTGGATTTCGGGCTTATTATTGATGGGGCAGTTATTATTGTGGAATCTGTTCTGCATCAGTTTACCCATAATTCAAAATTCAAAAGAGTATTTTCTGTGGGCAAAACAGAAATGGATGCTTTAGTTACTGATTCTGCCGGAAAGATGATGAACAGTGCTGTTTTTGGACAGATTATTATTCTGATTGTTTATCTGCCAATTCTTACCCTGCAGGGAATTGAAGGGAAAATGTTCAAACCCATGGCACAGACCGTAGCTTTTGCACTGCTTGGAGCATTTTTACTTTCATTGACCTATATTCCGATGATGAGTGCGGTATTGCTGAGAAAAAGAAGCAATAAACCTACTTTATCAGACAGAATGATGAAAAAGGTAGAGAAGATCTATCTTGCAGTTTTGCTCAAACTTCTCAGAGTACCTAAAATAGTTTTTGGGGTAGTGGCAGTCTTATTTATAACAGCCGTTTTCATTTTATCCAAAATGGGAGGTGAATTTATTCCTTCCCTTGAAGAAGGAGATTTTGCCGTAGACACAAGAGTGCTTCCGGGAAGTAATTTGACCACAACAATTGAGAGTACCCAAAAAGCGGCACACATTCTCAAATCCCGATTTCCTGAGGTGCAGAAGGTCGTTACAAAGATCGGAAGCGGGGAAGTGCCTACAGACCCAATGCCGATGGATGCTTCGGATATGATGGTTATCCTGAAAGATAAAAAAGAATGGACCTCTGCCTCTACTTTTCCCGAATTAGCGGATAAAATGGGGAAACAGCTTCAGGAAGTACCCGGAATTACAGCCAGCTTTCAATATCCTGTGCAGATGCGTTTTAATGAATTGATGACCGGAGCAAGACAGGATGTAGTAGTGAAAATTTTTGGTGATGATCTGGATGTTCTTGCCCAGAATGCTCAGAAACTTGGTGAAATTATAGAAACTGTTGAAGGAACACAGAATCTTTACATCGAACCTATTTCCGGGATGCCTCAAGTAATTATAGAATACAACCGCCCTTTAATTGCCCAGTACCACCTATCTGTTGCAGATATTAACAGAATTGTCAATACGGCATTTGCCGGACAAAGTACAGGGCTGGTGTTTGAAGGTGAAAAACGCTTCGATATGGTAGTACGCCTGGATACCAAAGACCGGAAAAATGTTACCGATATTAAGAATCTTTTGGTTCCCACACCTTTTGGAAATCAGATTCCGCTGTCTCAGCTTGCCAAAGTGGAAGTGAAGAATGGTCCCAACCAGATTCAGAGAGAAAATGCCCAAAGAAGAATTGTTGTAGGTTTTAATATAAAGGACAGGGATGTACAAAGCATTGTTGAAGAGCTGCAGGGAAAAGTAGATCAGAAAATGAAGCTCCCTACGGGTTACTATATGACCTATGGAGGATCTTTTGAGAACCTCAACAATGCCAAACAGCGCCTCATGATTGCGGTTCCTATTGCACTTGCACTTATTTTTGTAATGCTGTTTTTTGCATTTAAATCTGTAAAGGAAAGCTTACTTATTTATACTGCAATTCCTCTTTCCATCATTGGAGGAGTATTTTTTCTGGCTCTGAGAGGAATGCCTTTCAGTATCAGTGCCGGAGTAGGATTTATTGCGCTTTTCGGAGTAGCTGTACTGAACGGAATTGTTTTAATATCTGAGTTTAACCGTCTTTACAAAAGCGGAATGAGAAATATTGTAAGAATTGTTATTGACGGAGGAGAATCACGTCTCCGCCCGGTCCTTATGACTGCCTTTGTTGCTTCGCTGGGCTTTATCCCGATGGCATTGAGTAACGGGGCCGGAGCCGAAGTACAGCGGCCACTGGCTACAGTTGTTATCGGAGGATTAATAGTGGCAACTTTCCTTACTCTGTTTGTTTTACCATTGCTTTATGTAAATATTGAAAAAGGAATCAAAATGAAAAAAATGAAAAACAGAAATATAGCTTCCGTATTGGTATTTTTATTCTGTTTTATTGGACTTGAAGTAAAATCCCAAACCCCTGTTACTTTGGAGGAAGCCGTTGATGTAGCTTTGAAAAATAACCGGATTATTAAAAATGAAAAATTAAAATCTGAGTATTCAAAGGAACTTATCAGATCATCATCAGATATTCCTCAGACAGGAGTTACGATGGATTATGGCCAAATCAACAGTGCCCTGACAGATATGAAATTCGGTATTTCTCAGAATATAGCATTTCCTACTGTATATAAAAAACAAAAGAATCTTTATACGGAAGAATGGAAAAAGTCTCTGCTGAATGTTTCCCTTAAAGAATATGAGCTAAAGAAAGCCGTAAGCCTTACTTTTTATAATATTCTCTACTGGAAAGAAAAAGAAAAGCTTCTGCAGGAAACATTAAAGCTGTATACCGACTTTCTGGATAAAGCAAGCATTCGTCTGAAAGCAGGAGAAAGTAATATTTTAGAAAAAACAACTGCTTCCAACCAGAAATCTGCTATTGAAATCCAGCTGAAGCAATTGAATCAGGAGCTTTCAGTTTTGAAATATCAGCTGCAATGGCTTTTGAATACTGAAACAGATTTTGTTCCTGAAGATAAAAAGTTATTTAGCGGAGGACTTAAAGAAGAGCTTAATTCACATCCTGTAATCCAGGTATTGCAGCAGCAGAAAAAAGTTTCCGAACAGCAGACAGCTCTTGAAAAAGCTAAGCTGCTTCCGGGGTTGCAGCTTGCTTACAATCTTAACAGTTTTAAAGGAACGGGTGCGGATGACAAAGTGTACGGCTCTGCACCACAATTTCATTCCGTACAGCTGGGTGTTTCGGTTCCTGTTTTTTCAGGCGGACAGAAAGCCAGAATTCAGGCTGCTAAAATTGCAGAATCTGTTGCTGAAAATGATATTTCCAATATGGAATTCAACCTGCAGAATCAGCGTAAAAAAGCATCCGGGATTTATCAGGCTAATCTTGACATTGTTTCCCGCTATGAAAGCGCAGAACTTAAAAACGCTGATGTTATCACTGAAACAGCTAAAAAACAGTTTCTTGCCGGAGAGATCAACTACCTCGAATTTGTAATATTGGTCAACCAGGCAGTCACCTTAAAAAACAGTTATACCGATGCAGTCTGGAAACTGAATCAGAGTGCTATAGAATTGGAATATCTTACTTTAAACCCATAA